A genomic window from Candidatus Angelobacter sp. includes:
- a CDS encoding GspE/PulE family protein yields the protein MNQTTRYLQSVAEGAVEIGALVNYLLIDAIKAGASDIHIEPWESTLVVRIRLNGVLNELVHLPLDLMEKISGRLKVMASLISYQADLPQEGHAPANPELGGVELRINVFPTVRGEKIVIRIFDPSNRSFDLGGLGFEDDTLQRFIKLLARPSGLILLTGPTGSGKTTAIYAALYHLVQRSGPSISLSTVEDPVEFNLPMVSQAQINPHKEFTYPVALRSLMRQDPQVIMIGEIRDPETAAIAVQAGLTGHLVISTIHSGSTAGVFARLINMDIEPFLLSSSIIGVIGLRLIRKNCAYCAQPYQPEQGLMRLLPPEAVEAATFRRGVGCKECLETGFSGRTAVTEMLVVDEVVRDAILQKLPTRSLQQVAIQQGMQTLFQMGLRRVLAGQTPLEEILRVVAVDQF from the coding sequence GTGAACCAGACTACTCGCTATCTGCAGTCAGTCGCCGAAGGGGCCGTCGAAATCGGCGCGCTGGTCAATTATCTGCTCATCGACGCCATCAAGGCAGGCGCCAGCGACATCCACATTGAGCCCTGGGAGAGCACGCTTGTCGTGCGCATCCGCCTCAATGGGGTGCTCAACGAGCTTGTCCACCTGCCGCTCGATTTGATGGAGAAGATTTCGGGCCGGCTCAAGGTAATGGCCAGCCTGATTTCTTATCAAGCCGACCTCCCGCAGGAAGGCCACGCGCCGGCCAATCCCGAACTTGGCGGCGTCGAACTCCGTATCAACGTTTTCCCCACCGTGCGCGGCGAAAAAATCGTCATCCGCATTTTCGACCCCAGCAACCGCAGCTTCGACCTGGGCGGCCTCGGTTTCGAGGACGACACGCTTCAAAGGTTCATCAAGCTCCTGGCCCGGCCGAGCGGATTGATTTTGCTCACCGGGCCGACCGGCTCCGGCAAGACCACCGCCATTTACGCCGCACTTTACCATCTCGTGCAACGCTCCGGACCGAGCATCAGCCTCAGCACGGTCGAGGATCCGGTGGAATTCAACCTGCCCATGGTCAGCCAGGCGCAGATCAACCCGCATAAGGAATTCACCTACCCGGTTGCTCTTCGCTCGCTGATGCGCCAGGACCCTCAGGTCATCATGATCGGCGAAATCCGCGATCCGGAAACGGCCGCCATCGCCGTGCAGGCCGGTCTCACTGGTCATCTGGTGATCAGCACGATCCACAGCGGCAGCACCGCCGGCGTTTTCGCGCGCCTGATCAACATGGACATTGAACCCTTTTTGCTGTCCTCCAGCATCATTGGCGTGATTGGCCTTCGTCTGATCCGCAAAAACTGCGCGTATTGCGCGCAGCCTTATCAGCCCGAACAAGGCCTGATGCGCTTGCTGCCGCCCGAAGCGGTCGAGGCCGCCACCTTCCGGCGCGGTGTGGGCTGCAAGGAGTGTCTGGAGACCGGGTTCTCCGGCCGCACGGCGGTAACTGAGATGCTCGTTGTGGACGAAGTGGTCCGGGACGCAATTCTGCAAAAGCTGCCGACCCGCTCGTTGCAACAGGTCGCCATTCAACAAGGGATGCAAACCCTCTTTCAGATGGGGTTGCGTCGCGTGCTGGCGGGCCAGACCCCACTGGAAGAAATCCTGCGCGTCGTGGCCGTGGACCAGTTTTGA